The Methanosphaera sp. BMS genome contains a region encoding:
- a CDS encoding aspartate kinase, whose amino-acid sequence MGIVVAKFGGTSVGMGERIHKAANSVVNEYMKGNKVVVVVSAINKTTDESIKLVKESIGDSVTEKQLAGILSMGEMQSVRILSATIESLGVKSEYIDPFSEKWPVITDSNYLEAKIDKDETKKRVQEHIMPLLDQGVIPVICGFLGRDSHNCVTTLGRGGSDVSAFLIGHCLNADEVIIVTDVKGVMSTDPRKLNTARKLDKITVEEMIDLANYGAQVLHPNALRYKDPDIKAKIISFEYGDLRVKGTDIIGPANPDDNVVTISMLPDKLSVIAVVGENLMSKKGIIADITSKVSDNDISLYGISTGESSITLFFKKEDADKAHEVLHDLVIQGDELSSLSLGQEIAMISVVSHEFIDTPGIIANITNPLHDNDINIVEVSSSQTAVVVFVEWDDGEKAYELIKETLQ is encoded by the coding sequence ACTCTGTTGTTAATGAATACATGAAAGGAAATAAAGTTGTAGTGGTTGTATCAGCAATCAACAAAACTACCGATGAATCAATAAAACTAGTTAAAGAGTCTATTGGCGATAGTGTTACTGAAAAACAATTGGCCGGTATTTTATCAATGGGTGAAATGCAAAGTGTAAGAATACTGTCTGCAACAATAGAATCACTCGGAGTAAAATCAGAGTATATCGATCCATTTAGTGAAAAATGGCCAGTAATTACTGACAGTAATTATTTGGAAGCTAAAATCGATAAGGATGAAACCAAAAAACGAGTACAGGAACATATCATGCCACTTCTTGATCAAGGTGTTATACCGGTAATATGCGGATTCTTGGGAAGAGATTCACATAACTGTGTAACCACACTTGGAAGAGGGGGTAGTGATGTTTCAGCATTTTTAATAGGGCATTGTTTAAATGCTGATGAAGTAATAATAGTTACCGACGTTAAAGGGGTAATGTCAACAGACCCTAGAAAATTGAATACAGCTCGTAAATTGGATAAGATTACCGTTGAAGAAATGATTGACTTGGCTAATTATGGAGCACAGGTATTGCATCCTAATGCACTAAGATATAAAGATCCTGATATAAAGGCTAAGATAATAAGTTTTGAATATGGTGATTTACGCGTAAAAGGAACTGATATTATTGGACCGGCAAATCCTGATGATAATGTGGTAACAATATCCATGTTGCCTGATAAACTATCTGTTATTGCAGTGGTTGGCGAAAACTTAATGTCAAAGAAGGGAATCATTGCGGATATCACCTCAAAGGTATCCGATAATGATATAAGTTTATATGGCATTTCAACAGGTGAAAGTTCAATAACATTATTCTTTAAAAAAGAAGATGCTGATAAAGCCCATGAAGTGTTACATGACTTGGTAATTCAAGGGGATGAATTAAGTTCTTTATCTTTAGGTCAAGAAATAGCAATGATTTCAGTTGTTAGCCACGAATTTATAGACACACCTGGTATAATTGCTAATATTACCAATCCATTACATGATAATGATATAAATATAGTTGAAGTCTCATCAAGCCAAACTGCTGTTGTAGTATTTGTTGAATGGGATGATGGTGAAAAAGCATATGAATTAATTAAGGAGACGTTACAATGA